In Entelurus aequoreus isolate RoL-2023_Sb linkage group LG12, RoL_Eaeq_v1.1, whole genome shotgun sequence, the DNA window tccggtagcattcaaaaatagaccagagatgcttgtactatatgtatatttggcaattttggtattgcaataatcctaatgatatggttacccaacagccatcgtctcggggactcagatgatagcgaagaagacccgggaaatagtgacctcacatctctggggttggcaagccaattgcacaggcagagtaaggaataatctcttaacatcgaaaacaacaaaaccaccacattaatattaaagatatggttaacattcttagtgctaaagatattcccctctccttgtatcccttctcccagctccaccgtctcgccgagtgacagcaagagtcatgagtacttgtcaactcgactcctcaactggagataactttctaggtaaagactgatctctgaaataatatcccagcatccagtaaccatggttaacagatcacaaccatttaataccaatttatctcccttagcacctcaccatggggaaggacgcattcatatgccttcaccagcacctgcattaaacatgcagagagttacacaaggtagggactgaactctgaaatattagtgtatagataggccccttgggtattaccagtcatggttaactgatggctctctcacaatgcccacctcactaggaacggcagtccctcctcgactccctccacccccctcaccagcagccctcaacatgtggcagacccaggagcctggatccagcctggcctacaggccaacatggcgagggggaagaatggccgacaacatttcctgctctggtgagcaataactgacaaataccggatggtcattctgtgccacaaattttggaaaaaattcaaattcacaagcaatcacatattttcttcaaactttgtcaataacttttgtcattaactaaggtcaatagctaatgtcaggattatgagtaatgaggataaacactgaaacatgttaattttatactgctgtttgtcaacagcgcctgaggtaatccacatccttagcctgctggaaactattaagcacaaccaagaccagctgattgcgaaggtaaacttcttaagccttgaataggtcaataattcataatgacattgattttgattcattattattttttaaagaaagaaacagcctacatggcagctttgtgtgattagagtaaacattgctacattttcttgttacatttcacctgtttgctctttaaataccacttttaatgttttttatttatttcgatcgtattttttaaaaatgtgccctggggccgttaaaaaatgacctgcaggccgcaaatggcccccgggccgcactttggacacccctggcctacacgaatacaaacatagaatgatagtacaaatataataagaaaacaatgtcaacctcccaaagttgggttatggatatttatttatgccccccacccccaacccccagccgctgtcatccaacagagccaaacaagtactctgatcaaggaaccaaataacgatattgtttaaacattttggatgtcttgcacacctataccctgatcacaaattcatagtttacgcaccttattttaaccacctccagtaactaagtctttttttttttttttcaaatgtaatctccttaatacctatcacatattttgtattgtgtaagcatacttggctttggatgcttcctaccataaacataaacgtatctgtcttgtaatcttgtttgattacaggtgctgtgagtaaaaatgtgttgacaaggtcagccacggacgctgaggtcaccaaacacgccatcaggtggttcaacttggcgggggatcgggcaacgaggagacgagtcccgcttccacctcctcaggaggaatagagatgtatatgtataaataaacaaccttttattggacttcttgtcattcaccagttattcattttctgatatgttagctgtgcatggagcagtgtttccttgaagttgtagcctaatagattaaatatgtatatttactttttaaatatatattatatatatttactttatagagtgaattgaccattttctgtttctgcctattgacaatattgttagtttaaaaatacaaggcaatgcatatgtaagcctatattgctgtagtagggcttagtgaattttttagtttcctattttatcctacagcaagaacagaagggattttgaaattaagataaaggggtccaaaacggccagatgagccagggtttttatgagtccgttgctggtccgcggcgggaggttaggctttgatcttgggtgcggagcggatgcagcgcgccgtcacggcgcacccgccgtcacggcgcacccgccgtcacggcgcacccgccgcggaaataaggctttgatcatgggtacggagcggatgcagcgcgccgtcacggcgcacccgccgcggaaataaggctttgatcatgggtgcgatGCGGATGCaacgcgccgccacggcggatcagCTACccgccgccgtggcggatacgttcctgagtgcaaatggacgccgatgcgggtacatttcgcggttccgttccggaaagcgcgatacctgcgcgggggatccgccgcgtaGTGTTTTTACTGTGTgggaagctaacattagcatgttaaaagttagcatgtgtcacataccaagttgtatgactaagATGTATAGCTGTAGAATTAGAGAAAAAGTGTCAAATTAGTTAAAAAGGTCACTATGATGCTGCTTGTATATCATATGTAACCGTGTTAAAGGCAATCCCAGTTAGGGGAAAATAACCAACACTAATCCATAGGAACTAACATTTGTTAGCTCTCTGTGGTAACTGTCATTATGTACATGTAATCATCATGCATTTGGACGGTCTCCTCGGAGAAACACTAACATGCATAATTTTTAAAGATGGCTACTACACGCCAAAACCACAAACTGTAATACCCTTGTCAGCCTGTAGGAGTCATACATCATTAAGGACTACAACCGAGATGGTGGACAgctttaaaaactaaaaaatgtaAATGGCCACCGGATATGATGTATACTTCCTGTTTCCGGTCTAGGCCATGCCCACTTCCGGTGGTCATAAATTAATCCCCCCCAAGCCCCCCTTAATTAGTGGGTCCATGGAGGCCACGCCCACTTCCTGGGAAGGTCATTAACCCCCCTCACTTCCAGTCATAAAACAATCCCCCATATTCCCCGGTGGCCCCCACCCCCTTTTTTGGTGGGCCTAAATCTTCTTCCAAAGTGGCTACCACACACCAAAACCACAAACTGTCATACCCTTGTCAGCCTGTAGGAGTCATAAATCATTAAGGACTACAATCTAGATGGTggacagcttaaaaaaaaaaattcaaaattaaaatggCCACCGGATATGATGTATACTTCCTGTTTCCGGTTTAGGCCATGCCCACTTCCGGGGGTCATAAATCAATCTCCCGATATCTCCCCTTAATTAGTGGGTCCATGGAGGACCTTCCCAGGAAATGGGAATGCCCTCCATGGTCATAAACCCCCCCTCACTTCCGGTCATAAAACAATCCCCTACATTCCCCGGTAgccgccccccccccctttttttttggtGGGCCTAAATCTTCTTCCAAAGTGGCTACCACACACCAAAACCACAAACTGTCATACCCTTGTCAGCCTGTAGGAGTCATACATCATTAAGGACTACAACCGAGATGGTGGACAGCtttaaaaactacaaaattacACAAAACAATACCCCCCATCCCACGGTGGCCCCCCTTTTTTGGTGGGCCTATATCTTCTCACATGCAGTGATTGTCAGTCAAAGGCAGTCTTTTAAATAGCCTTAGAAAAATGCATGTTATTGTCTGTGCAGTCTTGGCAAAAAAAGGTTTTTAGTCAGCGTTAAAGTCCCTTCAATCTGTGCTTCTGCTGAGTTTAAAGTGTTTGGTTTGGCTAGTCTCTCCCTGTCAGAGAGTGGAGGCGGGAGGAAGAAACTAGGTGAATCAGAGGCTTCCCCGTCCCTgctgatggaaaaaaaaaacaaaaacccaccAAGACTTCGGCTTACTGAGCAAACACAACTGACAATGACGTTGCTATTTTAGCTCAGAGTAAATAACGAGGCGTGGGGACACAAAGTGTGACCTATATGGCGACCTGGCGCCGGATAAATAGGCAGCGTAATTGTCGTGCTGCAGGTGGAATGTGTGCGAGGTGGGAGTAGAGCCCTGGCCGGTTGTCATAAAAACAGCAGGCGGTCCGAGAAGACATGAGCTCACCATCGTTAGAATGAAGGGCGTGGCCAAGTTTGTCACCGCTGTGGACCTGATGTTGCCGTGGAGACAGAACACTCACATATTGGCTTAGTCCCACACCACTGGGAAATTAAAACAGCAGCCCAGTGCAACaggcatttgtgtgtgtgtgtgtgctcaggtGCACGCTGCATACATTGCCtaattacaatgacaataatgtCAGCCATTTTTGGAGACATATTCACCACGCTTGTCCGGCGTTAGTCGTCAAGCGGGGAGAAGCAATTACTGGCCTATCAGATCAGTGTGTGCGTTATTTGTTATTGTGCTGACAACAAAAATGTACACAACAACATTTTGATACACGATCACAATGTCAATAGACGGCGACGACGTGGACGCAAAAAAAAGTGAACCATTTTATTACATTAAAATGTTCCATACAAACAATGCATACACACTAGTTTCATATTGCTTCAAACGAAAGCTTCTTTTCCCGCTTGAGTCCCGGTAAAACAACTCTGTAACAAAGTATAAGTACaacatttatgaaaatataaaTCTCTAAACAGGTAATCAGTACAAAGAATACCATTATAAACATTCATCACCATATTGTCAACTAGGAGTTGCAAACATAGAAGTTGTTAAAAGTCATTCAAGTTACCTTAACGTACAAATAATACCGTTTACTGGCTTCCACGTGGTCACATTCAAATAACGCTTAAAATTGGCATTCCAATATATTAGCAGAggactcttcttttttttcctttttgtttttaaacaataacacattttgtCTATCATGAACACAAAATACAGTTCAACATTGAAACCATTTTGTAACAATACCGTTGCACCACAAGCctcattaaacaaaataaacacaacttaGATGGGGACTTTGGCAATTACATGATATCGTAAACTTTATTGAGAGAATCCAGGGAATATTTTAAAGCTTGATGCTGCTACCTTGTTTGAAAGGAACCAAGGGCCATCATCTTAAAACTGAGTCAACATAGAAGGTGGATTAGCCCTTTGAGAGGAGGGTGTGTGTGGCTTAGTCTCAGGTCAACATTACAGTACTTAATCACAGCTGGAGCTGATCCTAACAATGTTGAGTTATGTGGGCTTTCTTTAACTGCCAAGATCAGGGGTTTCCAAAATGTTTCCTCCCAGGACCACTTTGATACATGTTCATTAAAGACACTACAACCAATAAACCAATCCatataataaaagttaaaagttaaagtcccgacgatagtcaaacacacactaggtgtagtgaaattatcctctgcatttgacccatccccatgttcaccccctgggaggtgaggggagcagtgagcagcagcggtggccgtgctcgggaatcattttggtgatttaacccccaattccaacccttgatgctgagtgccaagcagggaggcaatgggtcccatttttatagtctttggtacgactcacTTTGAACTCAcggccttccagtctcagggcggacactctaaccacaaagccactgagcaggatAATGCTAGCATATATTAGCTTTGTGTCATCTTTATTAATATATTTCATTTTTATAACTTGCAGAGGGtcgataaaaaaaacaaggtgCCGGCAGAAAAataactttggacacccctgaccaagATGTATGTCAAACTGCATAACAAAGGCATTTTTGTCAAAGGTACAGTTAAAAGTACAGTTtacaataaatgtattatttgtcCACAAATCTTGTGGACATATCCTTTTCTTGTTTAGTCTTTGCAACAATAATAAAGGCAGGACAAAGTACCTGGACGTCCTCTTGTGTTACGGTAGGCAAATCCTGTTTGAAAACTGTGTTAAGACAACTCCAGATCAGCTAAAACAACTAACACCATACTCCATACAGGAATAAATCTAATATTTGCTCACAAACCACCAATAAAGTGCTTCCACCTAGTGTCTAAACctctaaatatactgtatattcacaGGGCCAAATGGACTTACAACATTGTTCTGTTGTCTTATCGACTTGTGAACACTAACTCCACTAGACCTAAAGCAAGTACACTGATTAAGGCGTGCCTGTGCATGGTGCTCTGCTACACTGTTTGCTCCTTAGTGGTGTTCCCCTTTTCAAACATACAGCTCACAGGATGATGGAACTGCAGGCAAAACAACTGTTGTCACAAGGAGCAACCTGTCActcctgtgtgtgtatgtgtgtgtgtgtatactgtgttTACAAATTCCCTGCTTTTTCATAAATCTTGTGGTCTGCACATAAAGTACATTTAGAAATTCCAGGCACTCACTTTGATTGCATTAAGCACAATAACATTTTAAGGAGTTGCACAAATTGCAGCAGCCAAAAAGAGCTATGCACATACAGTATTTTTTTGTACATACCAAATGATGTAACCCTATGGCCCACGATGTAAATTAACATATTGTACAATGAAAGTGGCAAAGGTGACTGGAATGGCTTGGACAATGTTCTGTCACTGATACATTTGAAAGATACCTTTGTTCTTCAAATGCAAAAAGGACACATTAACGGCAAACTCATATCACATAGAATTTGTTTTCCTTCATGCGTTATTTTCCCCAACCATCTGAATGTAAAACCAACCAAAACAGCGTGACAGCTAGACAATATATCTTTTGAGTGTAGCGTTTAAATAGTCTGACAAACGCCTGAAATTTGCAGCTGAATCATGTGGCTGTAAACAAGAGTCCACCATAACATCCCCCCTCCTAGATTCTGAAACTCCCGGCATCGCTTCGCCATaccaattttttttcaaaattcccaCACGCTCACTGCAGCAACTCTGCCTTTTTCGTTGGCGTAGTAGACTCACCTTCACCGGAGTCAGACACATTGATTGGGCTGTCCCTGGAGAAGACTTCTGTTGATTCCCTCCAAATGCAGTCAGCGACACTCTTAAAGGAATGATTGCCACATTTGGGCCGCACTTTCTGTGAAGCATTGTTGACTATCTGGCGGCTGTTGGAGGTGGCTATTTTGATCTTGAGCGCAGCATCTACACGGTCCACCACAGTGTATGTGCCAATGCTGCCATCCTCAAAGCCAATGATGATGTTCAAAGCTCTTTGAGAGAGTGAAAGGAAAGTGGGTGTCTTATATAAAGAGCATGTGCCAATGCTTTTACCGTCAGCAAGGCGCATCACAATCAAATTGGAAACAACGCCGGCTTCGTCGTCCTCATCACAGTTGCGAAAGCAGACATATACGAGATAGCGGCCGTCTCGTGATAATTTCTGACGCCAGATTATACCGGCAGCATGAACAAGCCTCAGTTTCCCGCTGTGCAAGTCCAGCACATTAATATTCTCGTCACCTTTGGACACAATTCCTTGTTTGCCATTGGGTGAGATCTGGAAATCCTCAAGATTTTTGAGGAAGTTGGCCGGCAACTGGACACGCCTGCAAACGGCCTCGTCCGCCACGCTCCAGATGAAAACGGTCTCTGTGGATGTGATGAACACGACGCAGTCGGGGCAGTCAGGGATAAGTTTGAAACTGACGATAGTGATGCCATCATCACAAACAAATTTTTTGGATACGCTGCCTGACCACAAGCTGACAGCAAGGAGCTTGTTTTTGGAGGTTCCTACAAGAAATGTGTTGGCTGTAGTGATCAATGCGTTCTGGAGGGTGACCAAGATGTTGCACACCTTGTGTCCTGTGGCAAGTCTCCAAACCCTTGAGGCATTTTGCTCACAAAGGGAAACAACAAACTGGTCGTTGTGGGTGATTAGCAACTGGGATATTCTCTGTCCGTTGATGCGAAAAATGTTCTCCCCAGAGTTGGTTTGCCAAATGTACTGACTGCACTTGTCATCTGAAGTTACCATTAGATCACCTGAGGAGGTTAGCACACAATTCTCCACTATGCCCTCATGCTTAAAAACAGTCTCTATAAATCCAGTGCCAAAATTCCACTTGTGGACTGCTTCTGAGCCATCCATTGTAAACACATAATCCTCTCTGCCAGACAACTGCAATGTTTGGATCTTCTTTCCTGTTTTGTCAATATTAGACATTGCTGTGATGATATCAATGTCCCAGACAGACAGCACTCCACTGCTTGCAACAGAAAGGAGCAGATTGTGGTGAACTGATTTGATGAGTTTGACAATGGCCCCTGATATCTCAATCAGGCTGGCCATGCATTGCCCGCTGTCCCTTCTCCACACAAAGATGGAAGAGGTGTTCTCCATTGAGGCCACAATGCTTTGTCCGTTTTTGGAGAGAACTGCAGCGACAAAGCGTTCGCTACGTTTGGCTTTAAACTTCTCCACCATTTTCCACACTTTTGTATCTAGGACCTCAATACTTCTGGCCTTGCATAAGAGAATTGAGCGCTGGTCTTCAGACAGCTCAATGCTCAGCACTTCACTATCATCTCCTCTGCAGTCATAATCCTCCATCAATCGTGGGTTGGTGATTTCTTTAGTGTTCCATACTGAGAGACTACCCTCATTGTCAATCATCACCATTTGGTTGAGAGTGTCCAGGACAAGGATTGACTTGACAAAACCTCCAGAAAACTCAGATGTAACAGTGGCCAACTTGTCCCCATTTCCAAGATGAAAGATGGATGCAGTGTTGAGGTACTGACCACAGAAAGCATACATTCCATCTGGAGAGCACTGGACACAAGTCACCTCGTACCAGCAATGGAACTGATAGAGAGGCCAGCCGTAAAGTAAGTCGATGACATTGACGTCTTTACTGGCCTCAAGCCAAGCTAAAGCATGGTGAGTGGACAAAGTGAAGCCATTGATGAAGGCCACTCCACCAGTGATGCCACCGTGTTTGGACCCCTTGATTTCAACCTCTGATAAAAGGCAGGATTTATGATTATCATAGATTAGAAGTGTGTTTTTAGTGGTAGCCACAACAAGATATTTTTCATCACTGGTTAGTCTGATTCCCAGCACAACAGATTTGGCTGTGTCGATCTGTCGTAGCAGTTGTCTGCTCTCGACATCCCACGTGCTGACAGACCCATCTTCAAGCGCTACAAGGACAATGTTTGGGGCTAGGGTGGGCAGGATCTCCACAATCTGCATGTAACTTGAGCACAAAGGAAGTCTCTCCGGACTGTACGTGACATCCATCGAGGAGTGCAGAGGCACAATTGAGCAGTACTTCGGACCATCCTTGTCGCACTCCAGAAGGAGGTGTCGAAGTTTGGGCAAGGAGGTGACAACTGGCAAAAGCCTTTGCTGCAGTTCTGCTGAGAGGGATGCTGGGTTTTTCAAGACTTTTACCTTGATGCTGCTGAGAGTGGTGGATAGAAACTTCAGTTCTTTTTCTTGCGTGTAACTGTAGGCCAAGTCAATATCGTTCAAGGCCTTATCAAATTGGCCAATCTTGATCATTGTGTAGAGCCAGCTAAAGTTCATAATGACGCCAAACATGAGATCATCAGTGCGTCCACTTCTGGTGAGGTGGAACACCAACTCTGTCATCTTCCTGTGgttgacaaaaaaaatgtcaggCTCCAGTAGGTTGCACTGAAAGACCCAAGGTTGCTCCGGTGTTTGCCTGTCATAAGAGTACTTGTCAGATGATGTTTTCTCATGGGATTGTTGATGGTGGGGGTTTTTGTGGTGTGATATATTTTGGGAAGTGAAATGATTGTTGTCATATGTAAAAATCTTCTTTCTGCCCCCTGACCATGCCCCCAGAAAGTACTCCGCTAGTAGGCTGTGCATTTGATGGACATCCTCCTCGTTGCTTAGGTACAGTTTTTGGGCAATGAGATGAAGATGTCTGTTGGCCCAGACCATCAGGGTGACATTGCGTACCTGACGTTCCACTAGATAACCTTCCAGCTCCTCTTTGAGCCTCGCTACCAAATCACAAGAGATCCTCAAGGGATTTTTGAGGTAAGATGCAACTATAACATCACCAAGAACTATGTTATCCAGGGATAAGATATCCTCTAACTCAACTTCAGTTAACCCTGCCTTAGCCATGGTGATATATCCTAATGCTCTAAAGACAAATCTTTGGCCCAACTTATTCTCTACTGAATAGAACAGCTGTTCTATGCTTTCATGAACAGTGGAGCACAGAGATTTTTCATCAACATCTTTGTGGGACTTCCAGTGGACAACCTCTCTGTAGATTAAATTGACAAACATTGGCAATGTACACTTGGCTAGAGCCTCGTTGACATAGATCTGCTGGCCTGAGGTGACCTTTCTCTTCACACCAAGTAACTGTTGCTTTAACGTCTGGCTGCAAACCTTGCGGTCTCTCTGGGTTAATTCTACATAATAGTCCTCATCATGGATGCTATGTCGGAGCTTCTGCAGAATGCCATGTTTATTGGGCAATGTTGAGATGACAATGCGGACTGTCCGAGGGAGGTGTATGGGGAGCCACCAGAGCTTCCGGGCTTCGTCGGCATCTGACAGCTGCTCCAAGGCATCCAGTACGATGACCAAAGGCCTGTGAAAGGAGGATTCCCCAAGAAGGTTGATCAGGAGCTCCCTCATCTCCTGGATCTTGTTAGGCAAAAAGTGAATCAAGCAGCGATAATTTATTGCAATCTGTTCACAGATGCTCTGGAGGAGGGTGCGCAAGTCTGTAGAGGGCTGACTTGAGCCAATGAAACGGACAATGACCACTGGGTCAGTTTCAGGGCCCATCTCTTTCTGTAGCCACATGTAGGCCTGAAGAACAACAATGTGGACAGAGGTTTAAGGTTGCATCACACCACATATTTTGTTGAATTGATACTAACACTAGACTGAGTGATCTTACCTGTTTGGCAACTTCCGAAAGCAGCAACGTTTTTCCTGTGCAGGGTCCTCCGTGCACCACAAGCGGACTCATCCTACTCCCCTTAGATGGTAAAATGTACTCCTGCAGGTAATCTAAGAACTCAGTTTTATATTCATACAATGCTGCGTAGGCTTTGCAAAGGGACAAGTGCTGCAGGATCTCATCGTACAGTGGGTCAGTCTCTGTGTCAAAGTTCTGCTGGACTGTGGCCTGAATGATATCCACCATGTCCTCGTAGAACTGTTTGCACAGACCCTCAACATAATGGCTCTCCACTTCCTGGGAGTAGCCGAGTTTCATGTCGCAATGTGTGACAGAGGAGTAAACACGAAGGTTGGACGCCGCCACCACTGTTGGTATAAACTCATCCCGCACCTTCAACAGGCGCTCGTAGGCTTCCTGGTTGCGCATGATGCGATCACCGCTCACCACAATGTCCATGTAGCGGGACATCTCCGGGAGTTTGGCAAAACGGTCAAAGTTTGAGATTTTGCGTATGTAGCAAACACATTTCCTGAGAAAGGCAGGAGTTTGTTTCCCAAGGGCAAAGTCTAATTCATCCTCCAACGCTAAAATgagagaaacaaaaaaataacattgtcTTATTTGTCACTTTAGTACACACTGACAAATTGCATGTGGAAACCTAAACTAAATGGATACTATTTTCCTAAGCTGTCAATAGTAAGCTGATTAAGATGCAGCTTGAGTATAATGCTCGACATCTTCCTTAGATAGAAGTCTAACAGATGTAGATTTCTTTCAGGCGATAATCTGAGAAGCTTTAGTAACCCTTTTGCCAGCGATTACATTGATTTCCCCCGAGCTTCATTTAATTGGAGCCAAAGTTGATAACGGCACGACTGAAGGGTAAAAGAGGCTCCCCGCAAAGAGTCTACCAGTATCTCTTGTGTAGTTTTGTTCACACACGAGCCTGCTAATTTGATCCCAGAGACACAATTGTGAAAGAAAAACTTTGTCCTTATAGGAGCTCAATTAAAGAGTATAACATTTTTCTTACACTAAAGAATATCCCCTGattcaagtttttattatttattattgactgTTGTTTATCCCTTTGCAACAACACATTGTAATTGGCAAGCTACTGTCAGAAAACAGTGATTAATAAGAATAAGATGCATGCTCTGACATGGAAAATGCAGACCTGAAACTAACCAGAGCAAAGGAATTTCTTAGCCTCAGTGCCCTGCATTGTCCCCTTCTCTTGAAGCTGCAGCACTGCCGTACGGAAAATCCGCTTGATCTCCTCAGACACTTTCCTCCAGGCCTTGTCATTCTTGGTCTTGGCTGCCCCGCTGGACTCCATCTAAGTTGGATGGCAGGCAGGGAAAGGACAGATTGAATTTAGCCTACAGACTTGCGTCACACTGAGAAATGACTGCAGAAAGGGGATGCATGCAGAACTGCTTGACTGAATATTAGAATTTCGAATTTCGAAGTGAACTTTTTTATGCACTTTCTGGTATAACACAAAGTTTAAGACGAAGAAATGAGAAACAAAACATCGCAAAGGCAGGCAAGTCGACCAACGCTATATGGGGTAACCTGCAAGCTCTTTCATTGATACACTCACAGAGTTCTGGTAATTCTTCAGCATTTGGGCTTTAGGTTTGAGGTAGTATGCGGGTGGCACAGAGTTTTCATCCCTGCAGTACCACTCGTccaagatgtgtgtgtccagcccAGCCTCTACCG includes these proteins:
- the LOC133662258 gene encoding NACHT and WD repeat domain-containing protein 2 isoform X4 translates to MLASSVSSPRWKSPAMWPSGVGSRQPCPRESALRRAAISGNIPALPPHHVPSGRSVRVFICANPDDTEAERNALKEHVYPKLRDFCRENYGIEFQVVDLYWGVDPEEWDSPELQRLRMKLLEECLKTSAGPCFVGLVGEKYGSIRVPGEVESAEFEMILDAAVEAGLDTHILDEWYCRDENSVPPAYYLKPKAQMLKNYQNSMESSGAAKTKNDKAWRKVSEEIKRIFRTAVLQLQEKGTMQGTEAKKFLCSALEDELDFALGKQTPAFLRKCVCYIRKISNFDRFAKLPEMSRYMDIVVSGDRIMRNQEAYERLLKVRDEFIPTVVAASNLRVYSSVTHCDMKLGYSQEVESHYVEGLCKQFYEDMVDIIQATVQQNFDTETDPLYDEILQHLSLCKAYAALYEYKTEFLDYLQEYILPSKGSRMSPLVVHGGPCTGKTLLLSEVAKQAYMWLQKEMGPETDPVVIVRFIGSSQPSTDLRTLLQSICEQIAINYRCLIHFLPNKIQEMRELLINLLGESSFHRPLVIVLDALEQLSDADEARKLWWLPIHLPRTVRIVISTLPNKHGILQKLRHSIHDEDYYVELTQRDRKVCSQTLKQQLLGVKRKVTSGQQIYVNEALAKCTLPMFVNLIYREVVHWKSHKDVDEKSLCSTVHESIEQLFYSVENKLGQRFVFRALGYITMAKAGLTEVELEDILSLDNIVLGDVIVASYLKNPLRISCDLVARLKEELEGYLVERQVRNVTLMVWANRHLHLIAQKLYLSNEEDVHQMHSLLAEYFLGAWSGGRKKIFTYDNNHFTSQNISHHKNPHHQQSHEKTSSDKYSYDRQTPEQPWVFQCNLLEPDIFFVNHRKMTELVFHLTRSGRTDDLMFGVIMNFSWLYTMIKIGQFDKALNDIDLAYSYTQEKELKFLSTTLSSIKVKVLKNPASLSAELQQRLLPVVTSLPKLRHLLLECDKDGPKYCSIVPLHSSMDVTYSPERLPLCSSYMQIVEILPTLAPNIVLVALEDGSVSTWDVESRQLLRQIDTAKSVVLGIRLTSDEKYLVVATTKNTLLIYDNHKSCLLSEVEIKGSKHGGITGGVAFINGFTLSTHHALAWLEASKDVNVIDLLYGWPLYQFHCWYEVTCVQCSPDGMYAFCGQYLNTASIFHLGNGDKLATVTSEFSGGFVKSILVLDTLNQMVMIDNEGSLSVWNTKEITNPRLMEDYDCRGDDSEVLSIELSEDQRSILLCKARSIEVLDTKVWKMVEKFKAKRSERFVAAVLSKNGQSIVASMENTSSIFVWRRDSGQCMASLIEISGAIVKLIKSVHHNLLLSVASSGVLSVWDIDIITAMSNIDKTGKKIQTLQLSGREDYVFTMDGSEAVHKWNFGTGFIETVFKHEGIVENCVLTSSGDLMVTSDDKCSQYIWQTNSGENIFRINGQRISQLLITHNDQFVVSLCEQNASRVWRLATGHKVCNILVTLQNALITTANTFLVGTSKNKLLAVSLWSGSVSKKFVCDDGITIVSFKLIPDCPDCVVFITSTETVFIWSVADEAVCRRVQLPANFLKNLEDFQISPNGKQGIVSKGDENINVLDLHSGKLRLVHAAGIIWRQKLSRDGRYLVYVCFRNCDEDDEAGVVSNLIVMRLADGKSIGTCSLYKTPTFLSLSQRALNIIIGFEDGSIGTYTVVDRVDAALKIKIATSNSRQIVNNASQKVRPKCGNHSFKSVADCIWRESTEVFSRDSPINVSDSGEELFYRDSSGKRSFRLKQYETSVYALFVWNILM